In Pseudomonadota bacterium, the DNA window TTATGGTTTGTCGAACAGAACCAGCGTGTAAAAAACGGGGGTTTATGATCAGCCATTGTTATTTCCCTCCAGCCGTCTGCGGGAATTCCATCGCGAATTCCACGGCGTTATTGTTGTTATCATTGACGGAGCCGAATTCCAGCTTTGCTTTTTCGGTCCAGGCTTTGAATTCTTCCGGCGTGACGGCGAGGATGGTAATCGGCATAAAGCCGTGACCTTCACCGCATAATTCGGAACATTGTCCGTAATATTTTCCGGGTTTTTCGATACGGATCCATGTTTCATTGGTTTGGCCGGGAACGGCATCTTTCTTGACGCCCAGTGCCGGAACCGCCCATGAGTGCAATACATCTTCAGCGGTGATCAAGACGCGGATATTGGTGTCTGTCGGCAGCACGACCGGATTGTAAGTGTCCAGCAGGCGGTGTTGGCCTTCCTTTAAATCTTCCTCGGCAACCATAATCGCGTCAAAAGCAATGCCGTCATTATCGGGATATTCATAGGCCCAGTACCATTGGAAACCGCGGACTTTTAACGTCATATCGGCTTCTTCAATACGGTCGACGAAAAACAGCAGCCGCATCGAAGGAATAACAACCATCGCCAGAATCAGAACCGGTACCAATGTCCAGACGACTTCCAATGCGACATTATGTGTTGTTTGCGACGGAACGGGATTGGCCTTTTTATTGAAGCGAATCATAACGTAAAGCAATAGCAGCATCACAAAAATGACGATACCCGTGATGATGTAAAGCAGGGTGTTGTGGAACCCGACGATCTGCTCCATAACCGGAGAGCCCGGCTGGGACAGGCCGATCTGCCAAGGTTTTGCCAGATTTTCAACCTCTGCACGGGCTGTGCCGGGCAAAAAGGTCAGGAACGCCGCGGCGGCGCAAAGCCTGCTGATCAGCGAAAACAGTCTGGTTTTTATCACGGGGAGCCTCCTTAATACGAGAGATTATTCTTTTTATTTCTTATGGTGTCGGATACGCGCTTTTTTGACCTAGGTCAAGCGTATTTTCTGTAAAGAGGGAGGGGATGTCAAGAGTCCTGTGATGGAAAGAGGGGATATTCACATCCTTGTCTTTGCGGGGTAAATACGTTAATTTTTATCTCCCACCCGAAGAACAGGAGAGAGACAATGGCAGGCAAGGATTGCGATAGGCTGTTAAAGAAGGTCAATGAGGCGGTTTACCGCCGCGACCGCTTTATTTTTAAGGTGCTGACGGCGGAAAACGCATTGGCTCGGAATTTTGCCGCCGTCAGTTTCCTGCATAATGAATTATCGCTGCACAGTCTTGTGAATAAGAAACAGCTGAAAAAAGCCGTTGAAAATATGAATGCGGAAACGGATCCGGTGCGTCTGGCGCATTTAAAGCGGGTGAAACATTACCAGATACATCAAGGCAGCGGCACAAAGCGTGATCTGGTGCGCCGCGCTTTGGCAATGTCTTCCACGGAGGGGAAGTGGCGCAAGGCAAAAGCGAAAGGTGACTACGGTATTGTCGCAGGCGCTTTTGACAAGCTGGTGAAAATCAGCCGCGATTTCGGCAAGAACAAGGCGGGAAAGCTTGGCTTGTCTTCGCCTTATGAAGCCCTGATGGATGAATTTGATCCGGGGCGCGATGTCCGCCATTTTGACAAAATGGTCGCCGGACTGGAAAGTTTTATCAAGCCGCGTATCGCCGGCTTGCCCCCCGCAGAAGAGACAGCGGAGAAAACAGACCCGCTCTTTGCATTGCCCAAAGATGTGCAACGCGAATTATGCCGGAAAATTCTGGACCATATGGGGCTGGATATGGACGCGCTGGAATTCCGTGACGGGCCGCATCCGACCTGTTTCGGGGAAAGCGGGCGCGTGATGATGACGATGTCCTATAAGGAGGATGATTTCACTTATGCGGCGCTGGCTGCCGTGCATGAGGGCGGTCACGCCTTGTACCGTCAACATACGCCTGCGGAGTATCTGCAAGGGCCGGCGGCGGAGGTATCCAGCCAATCGACCGATGAATCCATGGCGCTGATTTTTGAAAACGCCTATGGCCACAGCCGCGGCTTTGCCGAATTTCTGGTGAAGACTCTGAAAGAGGATTTCGGTATCAGCTCTCCCGATCTGACGGCGGACAAGCTGTTCCAGCAATTGCAGAAACAGGACATGTCGCTGCTGCGCGGCGCAACGGGGGAAGAGGTTTATCCCCTGCATATTGCACTGCGTTATAATACCGCCCGCGATATGATCGACGGCGGCAGATCGGCGCAGGATATGCCGGAGAAATGGGCAAAGGAAGAGGACGCGCTGTTTGGCTGCGGGGAAAAAATCACGGAACGCCCGATGCAGGATATTCACTGGTATGGCGGTAAAATCGGTTATTTCCCTTGCTATCTGACGGGGACATTAATGGCGGCGCAGATTTTTGAAACCGCGCTGGATGAAAAACCGGAGCTGGAGCAGGCGATTGCCGATTTCAATACCGCGCCGCTGATTGACTGGCTGAAAGAGAATGTTTACAGCAAAGCGCCGCGCCATACATCGGATGAATTGGTCAAAGAAGTGACAGGCAAAAAGCTTGATATTGATGCCTTTAAAAACCGCGTTATTAAAAGTGCCGCGGCGAATGGCAATAAAGCGGTGAAAAAATCCGCGCCACAATCAGCCTTGCGGAAAAAAACAGGAGGAAAGTTTTCTCCTAAATGATACCGGATATTGCTGCTTTTCCCCATATGCCGCTGGTCGCATTTTTTGGGCTGTTTATCGGTTTTTTTGCACCGCTGACCGCCTCGGGAGGGTTTCTGGTTGTGGCGTTTTTGCTGACGCTGGGATTGTCGCCGCAAGCGGCGGTCGCCTGCGCCATGTTTGCCTCGATCGGCAGCGCCTCCATGACCTTTACACGGCTTAAACGCGACGGCAAGGTGGTGTGGAATTTTCTGCCGCCCCTGATTGCCTTGACGGCTTTGGGAAATGTCATCGGCTCCTTTGTTGTCGTCAACACGCCCGACAATATTTTAAAGCCGCTGGTCGGTTTTTTGATGGTCTTCGCTGCTTCGATCATTGCTTTTCAGTCCCGTCTGGGGGTGGAGAGGCAGAAAAGCAGCAAAAAGAAAACCGTGCTGGGGATGGTGCTGTATTTTCTATGCGCGGTTTATGCGGGATTTTTTGTCGGCGGATCGGGCGTTATGCAGCGCTTTACGTCGCTGACATTTTTTGGTTTTACTGTTATGCAATCGGCGGCGACCGGGGCTCTGCCCTGGGTGATTGCGGCATCCGCTTCTTCCGTCGTTTTTTATCTGCACGGATATCTTGATTTCGCCTATGCGCTGCCGCTGCTGGTGACGATGGGAATCGGTGCCTATATCGGGGCGCATACCGGTCTGAAACGCGGCGAAGCCTGGGTAAAAGGGGTTTTTGTCGGTGTGACTTACCTGACCGCCTTTTATTTCTTTACGACCGCATTGTTATTTTAATCCCGCCGCGGCTTAACGCTTTGTTAAACCTGTTTCTTTACAATATGATAAATGTATTTATTCCGTAGAGGAGTTATCTTATGACAGAAGACGAAAGAGAGTGGGTAAAGGATCTGGAAGGCCAACGCGCTGAAGAGTGTAAGGGTGCAGGACCTGTTTTACAGGGAGAGTTGCGGCAGGACGTGGTTCGCAGACTTGAAGAAAACAGTTTGACGCCCAAGCAGATCGAAGCATTTTGTGACAGTTTTGATTCACCGGATGTAAAGCCGGGGGCGTGGAATTCGACAAAAGACTTCGTAGAAGAAGCATTTGATGCTGCCGGTGTAACAAATAAGGCTTATCTTCAGCGCGTTATAGGAAGCTTCCAAAAACCGACAGAACAGGAAAAAAGAGATGGTAAAAAGTCGCTGATGGACAGAATTGGTGGCGCCGTAGAGGCGAGGGAGGTTCGGATGAAAACCGTTCCGCAAACACAGAAACCGGGCGCTAGAATGTGACGAAATTCTACTGTTGCAACATAGTGGGCGATATTTTGTTTGGTAGAGGCATTTATTGAAGAAATAAAAAATTTTTAAAATTACGCCCCTGATATATTCGGGTGTATTAAGCTTCCGCCGCCGCTTGTTTTGCGGCGGTTTTTTTCGTAGAGTGAAAGCAGGGTTTGTGATAAAACTCCGACATTAAGAAAAAACAAAAAGGCGCCAAGCAAATGTCTCTCGCGGTGGATAAATTCAGTACGGCACGCAAAAATATGGTGGATTGCCAGATCCGCCCCAGCAAAGTCACGAATGAGGCGGTTATCAATGCCTTCGAAACCGTGCCGCGTGAATATTTCGTCCCCTCCTATCTGCAGGGTATTGCCTATATCGACGAGGATATCAAACTGGGCAAAGCGGGCTGGCTGATGGAGCCGGTGATTCTGGCGCGGCTGCTGCAGGCGGCGGCGATCCGGCAGGATGATGTAGTGCTGGATATCGGCTGCGGCAGCGGTTATTCCACGGCGGTGCTGGCACAGTTGGCGATGACGGTGATCGGCGTTGACCAGGATGCGGATATGATTGAACAGGCGGATGTGCAGTTGCAAACCATGGATGTTTGCAATGCGGCGCTGGTGCATGGCAATCCGCGTGACGGCTATCAGGCGCAGGCGCCTTTTAATGTGATTTTAATTAACGGTTCCGTTCCCGGCGTGCCGGGGCATATTACCGACCAGCTTGCCGAAGGCGGGCGGCTGGTAACGGTATTGCGCGGACCGGAATACGGCACCGGACAGGCTGTTCTGGTGACAAAGACAAAAGCCGTTATCACGACGGAATATCTGTTTGATGCGTCAACCTATCCTGCGCCGGGTTTTGAAGATCAGGCGTTTTTCACCTTTTAGCAGTCCGGCTCTGAACGGAGGCACGATTCTTGCGACCTTTTATAAAAAAGACCCCCCGCGCTTTCATACGGGTTTTAACCGGTGTTGTTGCGCTGCTTGCCCTGACGGGGACGGCGGTTTCAACGGCAGCGGCGCAGCAGGCGGTGCAAGAATCGGTGCGGAAAAATGACGGCGGACTTTTTGCCGTGCTGGAACATGTGCATCAGACCCATCCGCGTCTGGCGGCGGAACGTGCCGGTCTGGAAAAGGCGGATGCCTATATCCGCGAGCAAAAAGGTGAGCTTTTACCGACCCTGTCCGCGCGGGCAAGCGCGACCAGCAGTCTGACGGAGCCGGGGGCTTTCGGTTCCCTGAACGGGGAGACGGGAGATGTCGGTTTTGAGCTGTCGCAACCTTTATACCGCGGCGGCAGCACTATGGCGCGTATCCGCGAAGCGGAGGATTTTTCCGAGGCGCAGAGCGAGCGTTACCGCCGCGTAGAAAATGATGTATTGCTGGAGGCGGTTCAGGCGCATATTGCGCTGGTGCGCGATGATGAGCATGTCCGGCTGCGGGAAAAAAACATCACCAATCTTGAAAAACATCTGGAATCGGAAAATACGCGTTTTGATCTGGGCGCGAATACGGCCACGGATGTTAATCAGGCCAAAGCGCGTCTGGCGGCGGCACGTGCCGAGGCGCAACGCGCGCGCGGTAATCTGGCGGCAAGCGTGGCGGATTATGTCCGCGTCAGCGGAAGACAGCCGCCGGATATTTCCGGTATTTCCCTGCCGCAGGCGGTGCTGGCCGATCATCTGCCGTCACTGGCAACATTGGAAACCGCGCTGGCGGCCGCAGGAAAGATCAGCCCCGATATTCTGGCGGCACAGTTGGAGGAAAGCGCGAACCGGCAGGCGCAGCGCGCGATTAAGGGGGAATATTATCCTGCCGTCACTTTGACGGGACAGGCGCAGCGCACCTATAAACCCGTTTTTGCGCCGGGAATTGATTATCAGGATCAGTCGCGGATTGTTCTGGAGGCCAGTATTCCGCTGTATAAAGGCGGGCGTACGACGGCCCGTTTGAATCAGGCGCGGCATGACGGCAATAAATTGCGGATGGAAACGCTGGATACGGCGCGTGAAGTAACCCGCCGCGTGACAACGGCCTGGGAAAATCTGCAAGCGGCAAAAGCCGAGGCCGATGCTCGTCAGGTGCAGGTGGATGCCGAGGCGCTGGCGCTGGACGGTGCGCGTGCGGAATTTACACTGGGCGGGCGTACATCGCTGGATGTGCTGGATGCCGAGCAGGAAAAACTGGATGCCGAGCTGGCGCTTTTATCTGCGCGCCATGATGTGATTCTGGCCGAATTTGATCTATTGGCGGCGACCGGACAAATGACCTGGGATGTGCTGCACACGGCGCTGCAGCATTAAAATGCATGACCGGGCTGTTTGGTGGAATAATATTATTGACAGTTTTATGAATCTCTCTTAAAAAGAGACCCTATGCACGGAAGCCGCTTTGCGGCGGGACGTGCAAAGCCTAAGAAATGTGCGGGTGTAGCTCAGTTGGTTAGAGCGCCGGCCTGTCACGCCGGAGGTCGCGGGTTCAAGTCCCGTCACTCGCGCCATTTCTTTCCCCCCCCCCCATTTGTTTGCAAGGACTGTTAAAGTTGTGACGCAAGCACATTATCAACAGCTTTATCAGCCTCTGCAGTTTTTCGCTGATCTGCCGCTTTGGATTGCCGCACATAGGGCAAGCGATGACACGCTTTCTTTTGAGGCTTTGCCGCTGGATTTATCTTTTAACGCTTTGCCGAGTCATGCTGTGCGCGTGTTGCATGACGGGCGGGAAATCTGCATTTATAAATGCAATCTGGCGCAGTTCACGGACGAAGACGGGCGGGATTGTGCTTTGTTTTCTCCGCTTGTCGTGACATGGCGGGACGGTCATCCGCCAAAAGGGGATATCAGCCGCCGCATCATTGCGCATTGTACGGATTCGGCGCGCGGCTTCTGTTCATCAAAGCAGGATTCGCCGCAGATGGATGTATTGGTGACCAGCGGAAATTTGACCAAAGAACGGGCGGGTTTG includes these proteins:
- the coxB gene encoding cytochrome c oxidase subunit II, with the protein product MIKTRLFSLISRLCAAAAFLTFLPGTARAEVENLAKPWQIGLSQPGSPVMEQIVGFHNTLLYIITGIVIFVMLLLLYVMIRFNKKANPVPSQTTHNVALEVVWTLVPVLILAMVVIPSMRLLFFVDRIEEADMTLKVRGFQWYWAYEYPDNDGIAFDAIMVAEEDLKEGQHRLLDTYNPVVLPTDTNIRVLITAEDVLHSWAVPALGVKKDAVPGQTNETWIRIEKPGKYYGQCSELCGEGHGFMPITILAVTPEEFKAWTEKAKLEFGSVNDNNNNAVEFAMEFPQTAGGK
- a CDS encoding sulfite exporter TauE/SafE family protein — translated: MIPDIAAFPHMPLVAFFGLFIGFFAPLTASGGFLVVAFLLTLGLSPQAAVACAMFASIGSASMTFTRLKRDGKVVWNFLPPLIALTALGNVIGSFVVVNTPDNILKPLVGFLMVFAASIIAFQSRLGVERQKSSKKKTVLGMVLYFLCAVYAGFFVGGSGVMQRFTSLTFFGFTVMQSAATGALPWVIAASASSVVFYLHGYLDFAYALPLLVTMGIGAYIGAHTGLKRGEAWVKGVFVGVTYLTAFYFFTTALLF
- a CDS encoding protein-L-isoaspartate O-methyltransferase yields the protein MSLAVDKFSTARKNMVDCQIRPSKVTNEAVINAFETVPREYFVPSYLQGIAYIDEDIKLGKAGWLMEPVILARLLQAAAIRQDDVVLDIGCGSGYSTAVLAQLAMTVIGVDQDADMIEQADVQLQTMDVCNAALVHGNPRDGYQAQAPFNVILINGSVPGVPGHITDQLAEGGRLVTVLRGPEYGTGQAVLVTKTKAVITTEYLFDASTYPAPGFEDQAFFTF
- a CDS encoding TolC family outer membrane protein, encoding MRPFIKKTPRAFIRVLTGVVALLALTGTAVSTAAAQQAVQESVRKNDGGLFAVLEHVHQTHPRLAAERAGLEKADAYIREQKGELLPTLSARASATSSLTEPGAFGSLNGETGDVGFELSQPLYRGGSTMARIREAEDFSEAQSERYRRVENDVLLEAVQAHIALVRDDEHVRLREKNITNLEKHLESENTRFDLGANTATDVNQAKARLAAARAEAQRARGNLAASVADYVRVSGRQPPDISGISLPQAVLADHLPSLATLETALAAAGKISPDILAAQLEESANRQAQRAIKGEYYPAVTLTGQAQRTYKPVFAPGIDYQDQSRIVLEASIPLYKGGRTTARLNQARHDGNKLRMETLDTAREVTRRVTTAWENLQAAKAEADARQVQVDAEALALDGARAEFTLGGRTSLDVLDAEQEKLDAELALLSARHDVILAEFDLLAATGQMTWDVLHTALQH